Proteins encoded within one genomic window of Streptomyces sp. NBC_00523:
- a CDS encoding alpha-1,4-glucan--maltose-1-phosphate maltosyltransferase — MIGRIPVLDVHPLVDCGRRPAKAVAGETFQVTATVFREGHDAVAANVVLRSPSGRPGPWTPMRELAPGTDRWGAEVTPDSEGRWTYTVEAWSDPVATWRHAAGIKIPAGIDTALVLAEGAELYERAAEGVPKRDGREAVLAAVDALRDASRPAEARLAAALAPEAREALDRHPLRELVTASRPHPLVVERRRALYGSWYEMFPRSEGARYETPKPRKGRGAKAAEAQPPRLVSGTFRTAAERLPAVAAMGFDVVYLPPIHPIGTTHRKGANNSLTPSAHDVGVPWAIGSAEGGHDAVHPDLGTLDDFVHFVETARTLRLEVALDFALQCSPDHPWVEQHPEWFQHRADGSIAYAENPPKKYQDIYPIAFDKDLPGIVAESVRILRFWMDRGVRIFRVDNPHTKPVIFWEKVIAEINRTDPDVIFLAEAFTRPAMMRTLGAIGFQQSYTYFTWRNTRQELTDYVSELAGETAAFMRPNFFVNTPDILPGYLQEGGRPAFEARAVLAATLSPSWGVYAGYELCENTPIHHGSEEYLDSEKYEIRPRDWEAAEREGRSLAPLITSLNRIRRRHPALQQLRDVHFHASDNDAVIAYSKRSGSNILLVVVNLDPHHTQEATVSLDMPQLGLDRHESVPVRDELTGTSYHWGRTFYVRLEPGVTPAHIAVLRPSPPTGGSPTP; from the coding sequence ATGATCGGTCGCATTCCCGTTCTCGACGTCCATCCGCTCGTCGACTGCGGCAGAAGGCCCGCCAAGGCCGTTGCCGGCGAGACCTTCCAGGTCACCGCGACCGTCTTCCGCGAGGGCCATGACGCGGTGGCCGCCAATGTGGTGCTGCGCAGTCCGAGCGGCCGTCCTGGCCCCTGGACGCCGATGCGCGAGCTGGCGCCGGGCACCGACCGCTGGGGCGCCGAGGTCACCCCGGACTCCGAGGGCCGCTGGACGTACACGGTCGAGGCGTGGAGCGACCCGGTCGCCACCTGGCGCCACGCGGCGGGGATCAAGATCCCGGCGGGCATCGACACCGCGCTGGTCCTCGCCGAGGGCGCGGAGCTGTACGAGCGCGCCGCCGAGGGCGTCCCGAAGCGCGACGGCCGGGAGGCCGTGCTGGCTGCGGTGGACGCGCTGCGCGACGCGTCCCGGCCGGCCGAGGCGCGCCTCGCGGCGGCCCTGGCGCCCGAGGCCCGGGAGGCGCTGGACCGCCACCCGCTGCGCGAACTGGTCACCGCGTCCCGCCCGCACCCGCTGGTGGTCGAGCGCCGGCGCGCGCTGTACGGCTCCTGGTACGAGATGTTCCCGCGCTCCGAGGGGGCCAGGTACGAGACCCCGAAGCCGCGCAAGGGCCGGGGCGCCAAGGCCGCCGAGGCGCAGCCGCCCCGGCTGGTCAGCGGCACCTTCCGGACGGCGGCCGAGCGGCTTCCGGCGGTCGCCGCGATGGGCTTCGACGTGGTCTACCTGCCGCCCATCCACCCCATCGGCACGACGCACCGCAAGGGCGCGAACAACTCGCTGACCCCCTCCGCGCACGATGTGGGCGTGCCCTGGGCGATCGGTTCGGCGGAGGGCGGGCACGACGCGGTCCACCCGGACCTGGGCACGCTGGACGACTTCGTCCATTTCGTGGAGACGGCCCGCACCCTGCGCCTCGAAGTGGCCCTGGATTTCGCCCTCCAGTGCTCGCCGGACCATCCGTGGGTGGAGCAGCACCCCGAGTGGTTCCAGCACCGGGCCGACGGGTCGATCGCGTACGCGGAGAATCCGCCGAAGAAATACCAGGACATCTATCCGATCGCCTTCGACAAGGATCTTCCGGGCATCGTCGCGGAGAGCGTCCGCATCCTGCGGTTCTGGATGGACCGGGGGGTACGGATCTTCCGCGTCGACAATCCGCACACCAAACCGGTGATCTTCTGGGAGAAGGTCATCGCGGAGATCAACCGCACCGATCCCGATGTGATCTTCCTGGCCGAGGCATTCACCCGGCCGGCGATGATGCGCACCCTCGGCGCCATCGGGTTCCAGCAGTCGTACACGTATTTCACCTGGCGGAACACCCGTCAGGAACTCACGGATTACGTGTCCGAACTGGCCGGTGAGACCGCCGCGTTCATGCGGCCGAATTTCTTCGTGAACACGCCCGACATCCTTCCGGGATACCTTCAGGAAGGCGGCAGGCCCGCGTTCGAGGCCAGGGCGGTGCTCGCGGCGACCCTTTCCCCCTCCTGGGGGGTGTACGCGGGGTACGAGCTGTGCGAGAACACCCCGATCCACCACGGCAGTGAGGAGTACCTCGACTCGGAGAAGTACGAGATCCGGCCCAGGGACTGGGAAGCCGCAGAGCGCGAGGGCCGTTCGCTCGCCCCGCTCATCACCTCGCTCAACCGGATCAGGCGCCGCCACCCGGCCCTGCAGCAGCTGCGTGACGTGCACTTCCACGCCTCGGACAACGACGCGGTGATCGCGTACAGCAAGCGTTCCGGTTCGAACATCCTTCTGGTGGTCGTCAACCTCGACCCGCACCACACCCAGGAGGCGACCGTCTCGTTGGACATGCCGCAACTCGGCCTCGACCGGCACGAGAGCGTGCCGGTGCGCGACGAGCTCACCGGCACTTCCTATCACTGGGGCAGGACGTTCTATGTGCGCCTAGAGCCGGGCGTCACGCCCGCGCACATCGCCGTCCTGCGACCGTCCCCGCCGACCGGAGGGTCACCCACACCATGA
- the glgP gene encoding alpha-glucan family phosphorylase, which produces MKAIRRFTVRPVLPDSLQPLSDLARNLRWSWHTETRELFRAVDPAAGSDAECDPVRLLGSVSAGRLAELARDEAFLRRLAEASADLRAYLQGPRWYQEQREQEGALPAAIAYFSPEFGVTAALPQYSGGLGILAGDHLKAASDLGVPLIGVGLLYRHGYFRQSLSRDGWQQEHYPVLDPNELPLTLIREADGTPSQIVLDLPGGRSLHAQIWQAHVGRVPLLMLDSDVEENAPGEREVTDRLYGGGSEHRLLQEMLLGIGGVRAVRAYCRLTGHAAPEVFHTNEGHAGFLGLERIRELATTGLDFDASVESVRAGTVFTTHTPVPAGIDRFDRELVARHFGEDGELPGVPADRVLELGRETYPGGDPGVFNMAVMGLRLAQRANGVSTLHGAVSREMFAGLWPGFDAPEVPITSVTNGVHAPTWVAPEVYRLRAESGGTPGRWDSVADIPARRLWDLRRTLREQLVAEVRQRLHASWRHRGAQPAELGWIDGVLDPDVLTIGFARRVPSYKRLTLMLRDRDRLRALLLDPERPVQIVVAGKAHPADDGGKRLVQELVRFADDARVRHRIVFLPDYGMAMAQKLYPGCDVWLNNPLRPLEACGTSGMKAALNGCLNLSVLDGWWDEWFEPDFGWAIPTAEGAALDEDRRDDLEANALYELIEDRVAPHFYERGDEGLPGRWIEMVRRTMGTLGPKVLADRMVAEYVERLYAPAALAQRSLDVPRARELAGWKAKVRAAWPRVAVDHVEAVTPTASGTTAELGSTLALRVRVSLGALAPDDVEVQAVAGRVDSADAISEAQIFPLKPAGGQDLEGHWLYEGPLALDRTGPYGYTVRVLPAHRLLAGGAELGLVAQPTGATGDGGGVLLR; this is translated from the coding sequence GTGAAGGCCATTCGTCGATTCACCGTGCGTCCCGTCCTTCCGGACTCCCTCCAACCCCTCAGCGACCTGGCGCGGAACCTGCGCTGGTCCTGGCACACCGAGACCCGCGAGCTCTTCCGGGCCGTCGACCCGGCGGCCGGCTCCGACGCGGAGTGCGACCCCGTACGCCTGCTCGGCTCCGTGTCCGCGGGGCGGCTCGCCGAGCTGGCCCGGGACGAAGCGTTCCTGCGCCGGCTCGCCGAGGCGTCCGCCGACCTCCGCGCGTATCTCCAGGGCCCCCGCTGGTACCAGGAGCAGCGCGAGCAGGAAGGCGCGCTGCCCGCCGCGATCGCCTACTTCTCACCCGAATTCGGGGTGACCGCCGCCCTGCCGCAGTACTCCGGCGGGCTCGGCATCCTCGCCGGGGACCACCTCAAGGCCGCCAGCGACCTGGGCGTGCCCCTCATCGGCGTGGGGCTGCTCTACCGCCACGGCTACTTCCGGCAGAGCCTGTCCCGGGACGGCTGGCAGCAGGAGCACTACCCCGTCCTCGACCCGAACGAGCTGCCCCTCACCCTGATCCGCGAGGCCGACGGCACCCCGAGCCAGATCGTCCTGGACCTGCCCGGCGGCCGGTCCCTGCACGCCCAGATCTGGCAGGCCCACGTCGGCCGGGTCCCCCTGCTCATGCTCGACTCCGACGTCGAGGAGAACGCCCCCGGCGAGCGCGAGGTCACCGACCGGCTGTACGGCGGCGGCAGCGAGCACCGGCTGCTCCAGGAGATGCTGCTGGGCATCGGCGGCGTCCGCGCCGTGCGCGCGTACTGCCGGCTCACCGGCCACGCCGCCCCCGAGGTCTTCCACACCAACGAGGGCCACGCCGGCTTCCTCGGCCTGGAACGCATCCGCGAACTCGCCACGACGGGGCTGGACTTCGACGCCTCCGTGGAGTCCGTCCGGGCCGGCACCGTCTTCACCACGCACACCCCGGTCCCGGCCGGAATCGACCGTTTCGACCGCGAACTTGTCGCCCGCCACTTCGGCGAGGACGGCGAACTGCCCGGCGTCCCCGCCGACCGCGTCCTGGAACTCGGCAGGGAGACCTACCCCGGCGGCGACCCGGGCGTCTTCAACATGGCGGTCATGGGGCTGCGGCTCGCCCAGCGCGCCAACGGCGTCTCCACGCTGCACGGCGCGGTCAGCCGGGAGATGTTCGCCGGGCTCTGGCCGGGCTTCGACGCGCCGGAGGTCCCGATCACCTCCGTCACCAACGGCGTGCACGCACCGACCTGGGTCGCCCCCGAGGTCTACCGGCTGCGCGCGGAGTCGGGCGGCACCCCGGGCCGCTGGGACTCCGTCGCGGACATCCCGGCCCGCCGGCTCTGGGACCTGCGCCGCACCCTGCGCGAACAGCTGGTCGCCGAGGTCCGGCAGCGGCTGCACGCCTCCTGGCGCCACCGGGGCGCCCAGCCCGCCGAGCTCGGCTGGATCGACGGCGTGCTCGACCCGGACGTCCTCACCATCGGCTTCGCCCGCCGCGTCCCCTCGTACAAGCGGCTGACGCTGATGTTGCGCGACCGGGACCGGCTGCGGGCGCTGCTGCTGGATCCGGAGCGGCCGGTCCAGATCGTCGTCGCGGGCAAGGCGCACCCGGCCGACGACGGCGGGAAGCGGCTGGTCCAGGAGCTCGTCAGGTTCGCCGACGACGCCCGGGTCCGGCACCGGATCGTCTTCCTGCCCGACTACGGAATGGCGATGGCCCAGAAGCTCTACCCGGGCTGCGACGTCTGGCTGAACAACCCGCTGCGCCCGCTGGAGGCGTGCGGCACGAGCGGGATGAAGGCCGCGCTCAACGGCTGTCTCAACCTGTCCGTGCTGGACGGCTGGTGGGACGAGTGGTTCGAGCCGGACTTCGGCTGGGCGATCCCGACGGCCGAGGGCGCCGCGCTGGACGAGGACCGGCGCGACGACCTGGAGGCCAACGCCCTGTACGAGCTGATCGAGGACCGGGTCGCCCCGCACTTCTACGAGCGCGGGGACGAGGGGCTGCCCGGCCGCTGGATCGAGATGGTCCGCCGCACGATGGGCACCCTGGGGCCCAAGGTGCTCGCCGACCGCATGGTCGCGGAGTACGTGGAGCGGCTGTACGCCCCCGCCGCGCTGGCCCAGCGCTCGCTGGACGTGCCCCGGGCGCGGGAGCTGGCGGGCTGGAAGGCGAAGGTCCGGGCCGCCTGGCCGAGGGTGGCCGTCGACCATGTGGAGGCGGTGACGCCGACCGCCTCCGGTACGACGGCGGAGCTGGGCTCCACGCTGGCGCTGCGGGTCCGGGTCTCGCTGGGCGCGCTGGCGCCGGACGACGTGGAGGTGCAGGCGGTGGCCGGGCGGGTCGACTCGGCCGACGCGATCTCGGAGGCCCAGATTTTCCCGTTGAAGCCGGCGGGCGGCCAGGATCTGGAGGGCCACTGGCTGTACGAGGGCCCGCTCGCCCTGGACCGCACGGGACCGTACGGCTACACCGTGCGCGTGCTGCCCGCCCACCGGCTGCTGGCCGGCGGCGCCGAACTCGGCCTGGTCGCGCAGCCGACCGGGGCCACGGGTGACGGCGGGGGAGTGCTGCTGCGCTGA
- a CDS encoding alginate lyase family protein, whose product MRTGTIARGLGLAAALAALTSGLFMAPASAGPAAAPAPARAAAPAAFTHPGVLVSRPQLDFVRSKVQAGAQPWKSAYDQMMGSKYASLSRTAKPRAVVECGSYSNPNYGCTDEREDAIAAYTLSLAWYITQDSRYAQKAIEIMDAWSAVIRDHTNSNAPLQTGWAGSSWPRAAEIIKYTYNSWPNSGRFATMLRDVYLPKVINGSNSNGNWELSMTEAAIGIAVFLEDRTAYDKAVAKFRGRVPAYIYVSADGALPKTAPGSGLDTRDKIINYWQGQSTFMDGLSQETCRDLTHTGYGLSAISHIAETSRIQGQDLYPEIAERLRHALGLHAKYQVGNPVPGNLCGGSLKDSLGPVTEVGFNALHNRMGIAMTNTQTLTERQRPAGSNNLFVAWETLTHANNPN is encoded by the coding sequence ATGCGCACCGGAACCATCGCGCGCGGCCTCGGCCTCGCCGCCGCCCTCGCGGCCCTCACCTCCGGCCTCTTCATGGCCCCCGCCTCCGCCGGCCCGGCCGCCGCCCCGGCCCCGGCCCGGGCCGCCGCCCCCGCGGCCTTCACCCACCCCGGCGTACTCGTCAGCCGCCCCCAGCTCGACTTCGTACGCTCCAAGGTCCAGGCGGGCGCCCAGCCCTGGAAGAGCGCCTACGACCAGATGATGGGCAGCAAGTACGCCTCGCTCAGCCGGACCGCGAAGCCCCGCGCGGTCGTCGAGTGCGGCTCGTACTCCAACCCCAACTACGGCTGCACCGACGAGCGCGAGGACGCCATCGCCGCGTACACCCTCTCGCTGGCCTGGTACATCACCCAGGACAGCCGGTACGCGCAGAAGGCGATCGAGATCATGGACGCCTGGTCGGCCGTGATCAGGGACCACACCAACAGCAACGCCCCGCTCCAGACCGGCTGGGCGGGCTCCTCCTGGCCGCGGGCCGCCGAGATCATCAAGTACACGTACAACTCCTGGCCGAACTCCGGCCGCTTCGCCACCATGCTGCGCGACGTCTATCTGCCGAAGGTCATCAACGGCTCGAACAGCAACGGCAACTGGGAGCTGTCCATGACCGAGGCCGCGATCGGCATCGCGGTCTTCCTGGAGGACCGGACCGCCTACGACAAGGCGGTCGCCAAGTTCCGGGGCAGGGTCCCCGCGTACATCTACGTGAGCGCGGACGGTGCGCTGCCGAAGACGGCGCCCGGCAGCGGGCTCGACACCCGCGACAAGATCATCAACTACTGGCAGGGGCAGTCCACGTTCATGGACGGGCTCTCCCAGGAGACCTGCCGCGACCTCACCCACACCGGATACGGCCTCTCGGCCATCTCGCACATCGCCGAGACCAGCCGCATCCAGGGGCAGGACCTCTACCCGGAGATCGCCGAGCGGCTGCGCCACGCGCTGGGGCTGCACGCCAAGTACCAGGTGGGCAACCCCGTCCCGGGCAATCTCTGCGGCGGCAGTCTCAAGGACAGCCTCGGGCCGGTCACCGAGGTCGGGTTCAACGCGCTGCACAACCGGATGGGCATCGCGATGACCAACACCCAGACCCTCACCGAGCGGCAGCGGCCCGCCGGGTCCAACAACCTGTTCGTCGCCTGGGAGACGCTGACCCACGCGAACAACCCGAACTGA
- a CDS encoding M4 family metallopeptidase yields the protein MRSTHSRRATATGALIAAAALLAVGVQSGPASAAPDNGTSRTATASKANPGALPKQLSPSQRAELIREATASRAATAKELGLGSQEKLVVKDVVQDNDGTTHTRYERTFDGLPVLGGDLVVQESKAGATESVVKASRATTSQLKAVDTVADITPAAASKQALGAAKAAGSDKAEADKAPRKVVWMASGTPQLAYETVVGGLQEDGTPNELHVVTDATSGAKLFQWQAIENGVGNTEYSGQVTLGTSGSSGSYNLTDTARGNHKTYNLNHSTSSGTGTLFSGSDDVWGDGNGTSPETAAADAHYGAAETWDYYKNVHGRNGIKGNGVGAYSRVHYGNNYVNAFWSDSCFCMTYGDGSGNAHPLTALDVAAHEMSHGVTSNTAGLVYSGESGGLNEATSDIFATAVEFYSNTSADPGDYLIGEKIDINGDGTPLRYQDKPSKDGASKDAWYSGIGNIDVHYSSGPANHFFYLLSEGSGAKTINGVSYNSPTSDGLPVTGIGRAKAEQIWFKALSTKFTSTTNYAGARTGTLAAAGELYGTTSAEYKAVQDAWAGINVGARSGGGTDPGGTVYENNTAVSIPDHGSAVTSSITVTGRTGNAPSTLKVGVDITHTYRGDLVIDLVAPDGSTYRLKNSSSSDSADNVQTTYTVNASSETANGTWKLKVQDVYSGDTGKINSFKLTF from the coding sequence GTGAGATCCACGCACAGCCGTCGTGCCACCGCGACCGGCGCTCTTATAGCCGCAGCAGCCCTTCTCGCCGTAGGCGTCCAGTCCGGACCGGCCTCCGCCGCCCCGGACAACGGCACCAGCAGGACCGCCACCGCCTCCAAGGCGAACCCCGGCGCCCTGCCCAAGCAGCTCTCGCCCTCTCAGCGCGCCGAGCTGATCCGCGAGGCCACCGCGAGCCGGGCGGCCACGGCGAAGGAGCTCGGCCTGGGGTCCCAGGAGAAGCTCGTCGTCAAGGACGTCGTCCAGGACAACGACGGCACCACGCACACCCGTTACGAGCGCACCTTCGACGGCCTCCCGGTCCTCGGCGGAGACCTGGTCGTCCAGGAGTCGAAGGCCGGCGCGACCGAGAGCGTCGTCAAGGCATCCCGCGCCACCACCTCCCAGCTGAAGGCCGTCGACACCGTCGCGGACATCACCCCGGCGGCGGCCTCCAAGCAGGCGCTCGGCGCGGCGAAGGCGGCCGGCTCGGACAAGGCCGAGGCGGACAAGGCGCCCCGCAAGGTCGTCTGGATGGCCTCGGGCACCCCGCAGCTCGCGTACGAGACCGTGGTCGGCGGCCTCCAGGAGGACGGCACCCCCAACGAGCTGCACGTCGTCACCGACGCCACTTCCGGGGCCAAGCTGTTCCAGTGGCAGGCCATCGAGAACGGCGTCGGCAACACCGAGTACAGCGGCCAGGTCACCCTCGGCACCTCCGGGTCCTCCGGCTCGTACAACCTGACCGACACCGCCCGCGGCAACCACAAGACGTACAACCTGAACCACAGCACGTCGTCCGGCACCGGCACGCTCTTCTCCGGCTCCGACGACGTCTGGGGAGACGGCAACGGCACCAGCCCGGAGACCGCGGCGGCGGACGCCCACTACGGTGCGGCCGAGACCTGGGACTACTACAAGAACGTCCACGGCCGCAACGGCATCAAGGGCAACGGCGTCGGTGCGTACTCCCGCGTCCACTACGGCAACAACTACGTGAACGCCTTCTGGTCCGACAGCTGCTTCTGCATGACGTACGGCGACGGCAGCGGCAACGCCCACCCGCTGACCGCGCTGGACGTGGCGGCCCACGAAATGAGCCACGGCGTCACCTCGAACACCGCCGGCCTGGTCTACAGCGGTGAGTCCGGCGGCCTCAACGAGGCGACCAGCGACATCTTCGCCACCGCGGTCGAGTTCTACTCCAACACCTCTGCCGACCCGGGTGACTACCTGATCGGCGAGAAGATCGACATCAACGGCGACGGTACGCCGCTGCGCTACCAGGACAAGCCGAGCAAGGACGGGGCGTCCAAGGACGCCTGGTACTCGGGCATCGGCAACATCGACGTGCACTACTCGTCGGGTCCGGCCAACCACTTCTTCTACCTGCTCTCCGAGGGCAGCGGCGCCAAGACCATCAACGGCGTCAGCTACAACTCCCCGACCTCCGACGGCCTGCCGGTGACCGGCATCGGCCGGGCGAAGGCGGAGCAGATCTGGTTCAAGGCGCTCTCCACCAAGTTCACCTCCACCACCAACTACGCGGGGGCCCGCACCGGCACGCTCGCGGCAGCCGGTGAGCTGTACGGCACGACCAGCGCCGAGTACAAGGCCGTCCAGGACGCCTGGGCCGGGATCAACGTCGGTGCGCGCTCCGGCGGCGGCACCGACCCCGGCGGCACGGTCTACGAGAACAACACCGCCGTGTCCATCCCCGACCACGGTTCGGCCGTGACCAGCTCGATCACCGTCACCGGCCGCACCGGCAACGCCCCGAGCACCCTCAAGGTGGGCGTGGACATCACCCACACCTACCGCGGTGACCTGGTCATCGACCTCGTCGCGCCGGACGGCAGCACGTACCGCCTGAAGAACTCGTCCTCCAGCGACTCGGCGGACAACGTCCAGACGACCTACACCGTCAACGCCTCGTCCGAGACCGCCAACGGCACCTGGAAGCTCAAGGTCCAGGACGTCTACAGCGGGGACACCGGGAAGATCAACAGCTTCAAGCTGACCTTCTGA
- a CDS encoding ABC transporter ATP-binding protein, translating to MTSTTTGQSAEPAEPAGSGGEEDRRAAARDTTAGDPFDRDDLPTRRGATGQLLASLLRPMRGRVAASALAILLQQAAVQAGPLLVAYAIDSGVPAFRDDDYGPLIAVALGYALCSVAAGLLQYAFIRLSAQVSQNVLLDLRGRIFRHAQALSVDFHERYTSGRLISRSTTDLESLRELLDEGLQELIHIVLSFASIAVVLLWLDLATGAAAVASFLPLYLLVRLYRKRSSVIFAARSTAIATVIVKFAETMNGIRPVQAFRREPVNDAAFLELNARHRAANGAAMLENARYVVGSRLVANTAVAGIVLWGAYRVADGGLALGVLAAVVLYLRRLYDPIDRLSMFLNSFESAAASLTKIAGLLAQAPTVPEALEPVELPARTGDQPGREVVFDGVSFGYRTGGEVLPPFDLTIPAGQTVAVVGSTGAGKSTLAKLLARFYDPSAGRVLLDGTDLRDLATPELRRGVVMVTQEAFLFSGTVAENIAIGRPEAGREEIERAAKAIGAHDFITGLPDGYDTDVRKRGGRISAGQRQLVAFARALLADPAVLILDEATSSLDIPGERAVQQAMDTVLHGRTAVVIAHRLSTVEVADRVLVMERGRIVEDGTPAELIAGTGRFAGLHRAWRESLA from the coding sequence ATGACGAGCACCACGACCGGACAGTCCGCCGAGCCCGCCGAGCCCGCCGGTTCCGGCGGCGAGGAGGACCGGCGGGCGGCCGCGCGGGACACGACGGCCGGGGACCCCTTCGACCGCGACGACCTGCCGACCCGGCGCGGCGCCACCGGGCAGCTGCTCGCCTCGCTGCTGCGGCCGATGCGGGGGCGGGTCGCCGCGTCCGCCCTGGCCATCCTGTTGCAGCAGGCCGCGGTGCAGGCCGGGCCGCTGCTGGTGGCGTACGCCATCGACAGCGGGGTGCCCGCCTTCCGCGACGACGACTACGGGCCGCTGATCGCCGTGGCGCTGGGCTACGCGCTGTGCTCGGTGGCCGCGGGCCTCCTTCAGTACGCGTTCATCCGGCTGTCCGCGCAGGTCAGCCAGAACGTCCTGCTCGACCTGCGCGGCCGGATCTTCCGCCATGCGCAGGCGCTGAGCGTGGACTTCCACGAGCGCTACACCTCGGGACGGCTGATCTCGCGCTCCACGACCGACCTGGAGTCGCTGCGGGAGCTGCTGGACGAGGGGCTCCAGGAGCTGATCCACATCGTGCTGTCGTTCGCGTCCATCGCCGTGGTGCTGCTCTGGCTGGACCTGGCGACGGGCGCGGCGGCGGTGGCGTCCTTCCTGCCGCTGTATCTGCTGGTGCGGCTCTACCGGAAGCGCTCCTCGGTGATCTTCGCCGCCCGTTCGACGGCGATCGCCACGGTGATCGTGAAGTTCGCGGAGACCATGAACGGCATCCGGCCGGTCCAGGCGTTCCGCCGCGAGCCGGTGAACGACGCGGCGTTCCTGGAGCTGAACGCGCGTCACCGGGCCGCCAACGGGGCCGCGATGCTGGAGAACGCGCGGTACGTCGTCGGCTCGCGGCTCGTCGCCAATACGGCGGTGGCCGGAATCGTGCTGTGGGGCGCCTACCGGGTGGCGGACGGCGGTCTCGCGCTGGGGGTGCTGGCCGCGGTGGTGCTCTATCTGCGGCGGCTGTACGACCCGATCGACCGGCTCAGCATGTTCCTCAACTCCTTCGAGTCCGCGGCGGCCTCGCTGACGAAGATCGCCGGGCTGCTCGCCCAGGCGCCGACGGTCCCGGAGGCGCTGGAGCCCGTGGAGCTGCCCGCCAGGACCGGTGACCAGCCGGGCCGCGAGGTGGTCTTCGACGGGGTGAGCTTCGGATACCGGACGGGCGGCGAGGTGCTGCCCCCGTTCGACCTGACGATCCCGGCCGGGCAGACGGTGGCTGTGGTCGGCTCCACGGGGGCCGGCAAGTCGACGCTCGCCAAGCTGCTGGCCCGGTTCTACGACCCGAGCGCGGGCCGGGTCCTGCTGGACGGCACCGACCTGCGCGACCTGGCCACGCCCGAGCTGCGGCGCGGGGTGGTGATGGTGACCCAGGAGGCGTTCCTGTTCTCCGGGACGGTCGCGGAGAACATCGCGATCGGCCGCCCGGAGGCGGGCCGGGAGGAGATCGAGCGGGCCGCGAAGGCGATCGGCGCGCACGACTTCATCACCGGTCTGCCCGACGGCTACGACACCGATGTCCGCAAGCGGGGCGGCCGGATCTCTGCGGGGCAGCGGCAGTTGGTGGCGTTCGCCCGGGCGCTGCTGGCCGACCCGGCGGTGCTGATCCTCGACGAGGCGACCAGTTCGCTGGACATCCCCGGTGAGCGCGCGGTGCAGCAGGCGATGGACACGGTGCTGCACGGCCGCACCGCGGTGGTCATCGCGCACCGGCTCTCGACCGTGGAGGTCGCGGACCGGGTGCTCGTGATGGAGCGCGGGCGGATCGTGGAGGACGGCACGCCGGCCGAACTCATCGCGGGCACGGGCCGCTTCGCCGGACTGCACCGCGCCTGGCGGGAGAGCCTGGCCTGA